The following proteins are encoded in a genomic region of Candidatus Zixiibacteriota bacterium:
- a CDS encoding HAMP domain-containing histidine kinase translates to MARPAGLALALFIALVIVCIGQIIWWVYFQVMISKEQIEFHERQTAAAAQLASLILNRSYDRLAYEAESFVSVDNIGHLRAALDLLLADPAVRGYQLFGPTGALLITSGEVDSSFYLSVGANHRAAIFLDPTYPAQLTTELNADLQFTAAPRQGEYRNPWFEPSMFSVKAGVTAEVQERARRRVVMFAMEGSFFVLLTLLGAFMIYRTLRQSESLKHQQENFIHAVTHELKIPVASIKLYLESMASGKFDQEKIKGFVPRMLDDCERLEGLVDNVLEAGRLSQRGHRAKLVETNLSNDLVEYLEGLQALIDRHKMKLTLDLEKELIVKTDYHALRRVVTALVDNAIKYSPEVRRRLSISARRRGDQAELLFVDEGVGVEKHELKKVFERFYRTGMENTRSVKGTGIGLFLVKQIVTEHGGTVELYSEGRDRGCTFRIRLPLEKVA, encoded by the coding sequence TTGGCACGTCCGGCGGGGTTGGCGCTGGCGCTGTTCATCGCGCTTGTCATTGTCTGCATCGGCCAGATCATCTGGTGGGTGTACTTTCAAGTCATGATTTCCAAGGAACAGATCGAGTTCCACGAGCGACAGACGGCGGCGGCAGCACAACTGGCTTCGCTGATTCTGAACCGATCCTATGACCGGCTGGCGTATGAGGCGGAATCGTTCGTCAGCGTCGATAATATCGGACATCTGCGGGCAGCACTCGACCTGTTGCTGGCCGATCCGGCAGTGAGAGGTTACCAGTTGTTCGGTCCGACGGGAGCGCTGCTGATAACTTCCGGGGAGGTTGATTCCAGCTTCTACCTGAGCGTCGGCGCGAATCATCGGGCCGCGATCTTTCTGGATCCGACCTATCCTGCGCAGCTTACGACGGAGTTGAATGCCGATTTGCAGTTCACGGCCGCGCCGCGGCAGGGCGAGTATCGCAATCCGTGGTTTGAACCATCGATGTTCAGTGTCAAAGCGGGGGTAACCGCGGAAGTTCAGGAGCGCGCCCGCCGCCGCGTCGTCATGTTCGCCATGGAGGGATCATTCTTCGTATTGTTGACGCTATTGGGCGCCTTCATGATCTATCGCACCCTGCGGCAGTCGGAGAGCCTGAAGCATCAGCAGGAGAACTTCATCCATGCGGTTACGCACGAGCTGAAAATCCCGGTGGCTTCGATCAAGTTGTACCTGGAATCGATGGCCTCCGGCAAATTTGACCAGGAGAAGATCAAGGGATTCGTCCCGCGCATGCTTGACGACTGCGAAAGATTGGAAGGGCTGGTCGACAACGTTCTGGAGGCCGGGCGATTGTCCCAGCGCGGCCATCGGGCCAAGCTGGTTGAGACTAACCTGTCGAATGATCTGGTCGAGTATCTGGAGGGGTTGCAGGCTCTGATCGACCGTCATAAAATGAAGTTGACCCTCGATCTTGAGAAGGAACTGATCGTCAAGACCGACTATCACGCGTTACGGAGAGTCGTAACGGCATTGGTCGATAACGCGATCAAGTACTCGCCGGAGGTACGGCGCCGGCTGAGCATCAGCGCGCGCCGGCGCGGCGATCAAGCCGAATTGCTGTTCGTGGATGAAGGCGTTGGTGTGGAAAAACACGAGTTGAAGAAGGTCTTTGAGCGCTTCTATCGAACGGGTATGGAGAACACGCGTTCGGTCAAAGGAACCGGCATCGGCCTATTTCTCGTAAAACAAATCGTTACCGAGCACGGCGGGACGGTTGAGCTGTACTCAGAGGGTCGCGATCGCGGTTGTACCTTCCGCATCCGGCTGCCGTTGGAGAAGGTTGCATGA
- a CDS encoding phosphatase PAP2 family protein — protein MRFYSRPTLLLPSLALVAWILILLPGDGTATSLRKTYLTERKSVLIGVGAAVPLIVEQSLPPNDSAQPALINRPILLDNWAAHALGGRYFAGKSNFLDGDIGSAITPVAGALGLAAVNLTWPERRPGKDALQDLYLYNCGIWATAGVTGIAKHLIARPRPFQYYYPDSARRHEPDYSETRKSFFSGHASSSFFAMTYLNKRVRTAMRQRLSSSDYHNWRWLPPTVLFSWSSYVGVTRIRCYKHFLSDVAVGAVAGALLAELFYRLADQAEAVSDANGIEKPIFMITLPL, from the coding sequence ATGCGGTTTTACTCCAGACCCACTCTTCTGCTACCGTCGCTCGCGCTGGTCGCGTGGATTCTGATACTCCTGCCGGGCGACGGCACAGCGACAAGTTTACGGAAGACATATCTGACCGAACGCAAGAGCGTGTTGATCGGGGTAGGAGCGGCTGTGCCATTGATTGTGGAGCAATCCCTTCCCCCAAACGACAGCGCGCAACCGGCCTTGATCAATCGCCCGATCCTGCTTGACAACTGGGCGGCGCATGCGCTGGGCGGGCGATACTTTGCGGGCAAGTCCAATTTTCTGGATGGCGATATCGGTTCAGCGATCACGCCGGTTGCGGGTGCTCTGGGATTAGCTGCCGTCAATCTTACCTGGCCAGAACGGCGACCCGGCAAGGATGCTTTGCAGGATCTATACCTCTACAACTGCGGGATCTGGGCAACGGCCGGTGTGACCGGCATCGCCAAGCACCTCATCGCACGCCCACGACCTTTTCAATACTACTATCCGGACTCGGCGCGCAGGCACGAGCCGGACTATTCCGAGACGCGCAAGTCATTCTTTTCCGGGCACGCCTCCAGTTCCTTCTTCGCAATGACCTACCTGAACAAGCGGGTCCGCACCGCAATGCGGCAACGACTGTCTTCCAGCGACTACCACAACTGGCGATGGCTGCCGCCGACCGTTCTTTTCAGTTGGAGCAGCTACGTCGGTGTGACCCGGATTCGCTGCTACAAGCATTTTCTTTCCGATGTTGCAGTCGGCGCTGTTGCTGGAGCTCTGCTCGCCGAATTATTCTATCGTCTGGCCGACCAGGCCGAGGCCGTTTCGGATGCAAACGGTATTGAAAAGCCGATTTTCATGATTACATTGCCCCTGTGA
- a CDS encoding BamA/TamA family outer membrane protein, with amino-acid sequence MRKLIPAGCVLLLLFLQVTLAAQTEADSTLNLRPVAPKKNFGDRLLDVPETILKTPIYVGKGLSWAAMNGIYRNPTVRRFANYVFSFQPSLGPAPVVSYSSNGGVRLGLSYTRTQVFSPHDRWRIVGTLSTHQYKRFETSYVAPQLFSKRSGLSLRAAYRWRPRENFYGLGYTSRDEDKVSFALEQTEFAAVNNWRVGPQWQIDFEAAFVASNISGGKNKTLVTDLNEIQDKFGMAAADFRRSRLIRGGVAIDHDWRDVKGQPSAGGRERLAIAYSHGVGHFDDIRFVAVSGEIAHYFNIYKKRILAIRLLAETVDADEDDGVLPFYLKSRLGGRDDLRGFLSSRFVDNDRMLATLEYRYPIWDMIDAFIFAEAGRVFSSVTEEFTLRNWSESLGTGLRVWRSEEVVLSAQVAYSDESWRLYFELGSDW; translated from the coding sequence TTGCGAAAACTCATACCCGCCGGCTGTGTGCTTCTCCTTCTGTTTCTGCAGGTGACGCTGGCTGCGCAAACCGAGGCCGACTCGACGCTGAATCTTCGACCAGTTGCGCCGAAAAAGAATTTCGGTGATCGCCTGCTGGACGTGCCGGAGACGATCCTGAAGACGCCCATCTATGTCGGCAAGGGACTCAGCTGGGCGGCGATGAACGGCATCTACCGTAACCCCACGGTGCGGCGGTTCGCCAATTATGTGTTCTCGTTTCAGCCGTCGTTGGGCCCGGCACCGGTAGTGTCCTACAGTTCCAACGGCGGTGTCAGGCTTGGCCTCAGCTATACCAGGACGCAAGTCTTTTCACCGCACGATCGCTGGCGCATCGTCGGGACGCTCTCAACGCACCAGTATAAGCGCTTCGAAACCAGTTATGTCGCGCCGCAGCTATTCTCGAAACGATCCGGTCTGAGCTTGCGCGCTGCCTACCGCTGGCGACCGCGCGAAAACTTCTATGGCCTCGGATACACCAGTCGCGATGAGGACAAGGTTTCGTTTGCACTGGAGCAGACTGAATTCGCGGCCGTCAACAACTGGCGCGTCGGTCCGCAATGGCAGATTGATTTTGAAGCCGCGTTTGTTGCCAGCAATATCAGCGGTGGCAAGAACAAGACTCTGGTCACGGATCTGAATGAAATCCAAGACAAGTTCGGCATGGCGGCGGCCGATTTCCGCCGCAGTCGCTTGATCCGCGGCGGCGTGGCAATCGATCATGACTGGCGCGATGTCAAAGGCCAGCCGTCCGCCGGCGGACGCGAGCGGCTGGCGATTGCCTACAGCCACGGCGTCGGCCATTTCGATGACATCCGGTTCGTGGCGGTCTCCGGCGAGATCGCGCACTACTTCAATATCTACAAGAAACGAATCCTGGCGATACGCTTGCTCGCGGAGACCGTCGACGCCGACGAGGACGACGGTGTGCTTCCCTTCTACCTCAAGAGTCGGTTGGGCGGCCGCGACGACCTGCGCGGATTTCTCAGCAGCCGCTTCGTCGACAACGACCGCATGTTGGCGACACTGGAGTATCGCTATCCGATCTGGGACATGATTGATGCCTTCATCTTCGCCGAGGCGGGAAGGGTTTTTTCATCAGTGACCGAGGAGTTCACGCTGCGTAATTGGTCGGAAAGTCTCGGCACCGGCTTGCGAGTCTGGCGTAGCGAGGAGGTTGTCCTCAGCGCGCAAGTCGCCTATTCCGACGAAAGCTGGCGTCTTTACTTCGAACTCGGGAGCGACTGGTGA
- a CDS encoding PAS domain S-box protein has protein sequence MSPVVTEMTPIQVLYIEDDMRQRQALAKALRRRGFKVATARSGKHGLALAARNRYHVILTDLAVPGLKGLEVLEQIRKCRPTVPVIILTAHGGIETAAEAIRRGAYHFVLKPFEIEDIELTILQAVENSRLQQRLHEYSAALELKVAERTERLQFAYRQMAALTEVSNRFTRLLDEETLWLESCRVLTETLDFDRAGIMLIIDGKLQIECSAFAQDDPELVQDFLQAVAEERWKFPPAFYECLNQNQTVFIADLNTDPRWIHDPERPTRTKALILTPLREAGRPIGVLLGSMQHHERSMDEQDIARFEIFANIVSLTIDHIRAFQSLGRQVQERTASLEEKTRELERVNAELRAAKSDLELKNVQTHRMLAELSRSRNELQAVFDSSLSLLIFVDINNRIAACNPRVTDYFGLDPKKVAGQGIEDFIEIISNNCIDAERVRHILGELIAQPRVVEEIRADIHRLNAFVLEVLRPSVRTLAPWAVPVVGRQGERLGVFFGFSDITQLKRADEQVHAIINAAPIPLIISSYPDGEILYANEHLSALVNLTPEEMVGRPAPEFYHDPRDRIELIRMLAERGRAHREVRIKTPTGDSKWMIFTLNLTTMGDRKVIIGGLYDISQRKAMEEEVRRERNFITAVLNTAGALVIVLDADGRIVQFNRACEQISGYHASETLGRHVWDFLLLPEDVDRIKQTFADIKAERLIGRVENYWISRSGDKRLIAWNNTELLTEDGRVEFVIGTGIDITEQRAAEESLRFSEERFRGIVENANDLIYLLDQSGRFTYISPNWTNQLGHQPGELLGHPFMEMIHPDDRPRCEDCFTEMMQSLQRMSGIEYRVFHRDGSIRWQNSSISALKSETGDVRYYIGIGHDVTERKLTLDELAQAYRNLRLTQGQLVQSEKMASLGMLVAGIAHEINTPIGAVASMHNTLVRAIEKLTAFINQFSAHDPDELAKINETLRLIQDANRVIVSGTDRVVNIVRRLRSFARLDEAELKKVNIHEGLEDTLTLIHHEIKHNITLTRRFGDIPAISCFPGRLNQVFLNILINAKQAIKDKGEITISTFVRDGKVCVEIADTGVGIPEENLARIFDPGFTTKGVGVGTGLGLSICYQIIQDHRGDIQVASQVGKGTRFTITLPMNLDEILEGAPS, from the coding sequence ATGAGTCCAGTTGTGACGGAAATGACGCCAATTCAGGTTCTCTATATCGAGGATGACATGCGCCAGCGGCAGGCGCTGGCAAAGGCTCTGCGACGGCGCGGTTTTAAGGTGGCGACGGCGCGCTCCGGCAAACACGGCCTGGCCCTGGCGGCGCGCAATCGCTACCACGTCATTCTGACCGATCTGGCGGTCCCCGGTCTCAAAGGCTTGGAGGTCCTCGAGCAGATTCGCAAGTGCCGTCCGACCGTGCCGGTCATCATTCTCACCGCTCACGGCGGGATTGAGACGGCGGCGGAAGCGATTCGTCGCGGCGCCTACCACTTTGTGCTCAAGCCCTTCGAAATCGAGGATATCGAACTCACCATCCTGCAAGCGGTGGAAAATAGCCGATTGCAGCAACGGCTGCACGAATATTCGGCTGCGCTCGAACTCAAAGTTGCCGAGCGCACCGAGCGGCTTCAATTTGCCTACCGGCAAATGGCGGCCCTGACCGAGGTCTCCAATCGCTTCACGCGACTGCTGGATGAAGAGACCCTCTGGCTGGAATCGTGTCGGGTCCTGACGGAGACTCTCGACTTCGACCGGGCCGGAATCATGCTCATCATCGACGGCAAGTTGCAGATCGAGTGCTCGGCATTCGCCCAGGACGACCCCGAGTTAGTCCAGGACTTCTTGCAGGCTGTGGCGGAAGAACGTTGGAAATTCCCGCCGGCGTTCTACGAGTGCCTGAATCAAAACCAGACCGTCTTCATCGCCGACCTGAACACCGATCCGCGCTGGATTCACGATCCCGAGCGCCCGACTCGGACGAAGGCGCTGATTCTCACGCCGCTGCGCGAAGCGGGGCGTCCGATCGGCGTGCTCCTGGGAAGCATGCAGCATCACGAACGCTCGATGGACGAACAGGACATCGCCCGTTTTGAGATCTTCGCCAACATCGTCAGCCTGACCATTGATCACATTCGCGCCTTTCAGTCCCTGGGGCGGCAGGTGCAGGAACGGACCGCCTCGCTGGAAGAGAAGACGCGCGAGTTGGAACGGGTCAATGCCGAACTGCGGGCGGCCAAGTCCGATCTGGAATTGAAGAACGTGCAAACACATCGGATGTTGGCCGAGTTGTCGCGCAGCCGGAATGAGCTGCAGGCCGTCTTCGACAGTTCGCTGAGTCTCCTGATCTTTGTCGACATCAACAACCGCATCGCCGCCTGCAATCCCCGGGTGACCGACTACTTCGGCCTCGATCCGAAAAAGGTTGCCGGACAGGGCATCGAGGATTTCATCGAGATCATCAGCAACAACTGCATCGATGCCGAGCGCGTCAGGCACATTCTTGGCGAGCTGATCGCCCAGCCGCGCGTGGTCGAGGAGATTCGGGCCGACATCCACCGCCTGAATGCCTTCGTGCTGGAAGTCCTCCGGCCGTCGGTACGAACGTTGGCGCCCTGGGCGGTGCCCGTAGTCGGCCGCCAGGGCGAGCGCCTTGGCGTGTTCTTTGGATTCTCGGACATCACGCAATTGAAGCGCGCCGACGAACAAGTGCATGCCATCATCAACGCCGCACCGATTCCGCTGATCATCTCCAGCTATCCCGACGGCGAGATCCTCTATGCCAACGAGCATCTGAGCGCGCTGGTCAACCTGACGCCGGAAGAGATGGTTGGCCGGCCGGCCCCCGAATTCTATCACGACCCGCGCGATCGGATCGAACTCATCAGGATGCTTGCGGAGCGCGGCAGAGCGCACCGGGAAGTGCGCATCAAGACCCCGACGGGCGATTCGAAGTGGATGATCTTCACACTGAACTTGACCACCATGGGCGATCGCAAGGTCATTATCGGCGGTTTATATGACATCAGTCAACGTAAGGCGATGGAAGAAGAAGTCCGCCGCGAGCGCAACTTCATTACGGCGGTGCTCAACACCGCCGGCGCCCTGGTGATCGTGCTTGATGCTGACGGCCGGATTGTTCAGTTCAACCGCGCCTGCGAGCAGATCAGCGGCTATCATGCCTCGGAAACCCTCGGCCGACATGTGTGGGATTTCCTCCTGCTGCCGGAAGACGTCGATCGTATCAAGCAAACCTTTGCCGATATCAAGGCGGAGCGGTTGATCGGCCGGGTGGAGAACTACTGGATCTCGCGCTCCGGCGACAAACGGTTGATTGCCTGGAACAACACGGAATTGCTGACCGAGGACGGTCGCGTCGAATTCGTGATCGGCACCGGCATCGATATCACCGAGCAACGGGCCGCCGAGGAATCGCTGCGCTTCAGCGAGGAGCGCTTCCGCGGTATCGTCGAGAACGCCAACGACCTCATCTATCTGCTGGATCAATCCGGACGCTTCACTTATATCTCGCCCAATTGGACGAATCAACTGGGACATCAGCCGGGTGAACTCCTCGGCCACCCCTTCATGGAAATGATCCACCCCGATGACCGGCCGCGTTGTGAGGACTGCTTCACCGAAATGATGCAATCGTTACAGCGGATGAGCGGCATCGAATACCGCGTCTTCCATCGCGATGGTTCGATCCGCTGGCAGAACTCCAGCATCTCCGCCCTCAAAAGCGAGACCGGTGACGTGCGCTACTATATCGGTATTGGTCACGATGTCACCGAACGCAAGCTCACACTTGATGAACTGGCGCAAGCCTATCGCAATCTGCGCCTGACCCAGGGACAATTGGTGCAATCCGAGAAGATGGCTTCGCTCGGCATGCTGGTTGCCGGAATTGCCCACGAAATCAACACGCCGATCGGCGCCGTCGCGAGTATGCATAATACCCTGGTGCGCGCCATCGAGAAACTCACGGCCTTCATCAATCAATTCTCGGCGCACGATCCGGATGAACTGGCCAAGATCAATGAAACCCTCAGGCTGATCCAGGATGCCAATCGCGTCATCGTCTCCGGCACCGATCGTGTGGTCAACATCGTCCGGCGGCTGCGCAGCTTCGCCCGTCTGGATGAGGCGGAACTCAAGAAAGTGAACATCCATGAGGGCCTCGAAGACACTCTGACGCTGATTCACCACGAAATCAAGCATAACATCACCTTGACCCGCCGCTTCGGCGACATCCCCGCGATCTCCTGTTTCCCGGGTCGCCTCAATCAGGTCTTTCTGAATATCTTGATTAATGCCAAGCAGGCGATCAAGGACAAGGGGGAGATTACGATCTCGACCTTCGTCCGCGATGGCAAGGTGTGCGTCGAGATTGCCGACACCGGCGTCGGTATCCCGGAGGAAAACCTCGCGCGCATCTTCGATCCCGGATTTACAACCAAGGGTGTCGGCGTCGGGACCGGGCTCGGACTCTCGATCTGTTATCAGATCATCCAGGATCACCGCGGCGATATTCAGGTCGCCAGCCAGGTCGGCAAGGGGACCCGCTTCACCATCACACTGCCGATGAATCTGGACGAGATTCTGGAAGGCGCCCCTTCATGA